In Arachis hypogaea cultivar Tifrunner chromosome 17, arahy.Tifrunner.gnm2.J5K5, whole genome shotgun sequence, a single window of DNA contains:
- the LOC112766235 gene encoding protein MEI2-like 3 isoform X2: MKEKRKQSCTFCVRYGRTREHGVRCQCVGGFINDTCLSRFKTCVIFASMELLTMLPKRIFGHGGVMISGLDSSVSNDELKHIFGLYGVIKEIYEYLEVNHVKFIEFYDVRAAKASLSALNRICIPGKQIKLEHGHPKIAIST; this comes from the exons ATGAAGGAAAAGAGGAAACAGAGCTGTACTTTTTGTGTACG CTATGGAAGGACTAGAGAACATGGCGTTCGTTGCCAATGCG TTGGAGGATTCATCAATGATACATGTCTGTCTAGGTTCAAAACATGTGTTATCTTTGCATCCATGGAATTGCTG ACAATGCTCCCAAAAAGGATATTTGGTCATGGTGGTGTGATGATATCTGGTCTTGATTCATCTGTTTCAAATGATGAACTTAAGCATATTTTTGGATTATATGGAGTAATTAAAGAA ATCTATGAATATCTTGAAGTGAATCATGTGAAATTCATCGAGTTCTATGATGTGCGAGCTGCCAAAGCTTCTCTTAGTGCTTTAAACAGGATCTGTATTCCTGGAAAGCAAATCAAGCTTGAACATGGCCATCCTAAAATTGCTAT AAGTACATAA
- the LOC112766235 gene encoding protein NRT1/ PTR FAMILY 4.2-like isoform X1, producing MEGLENMAFVANAVSLLTYFFGFMYFSLTKSATTLTNFMETAFLLSLVGGFINDTCLSRFKTCVIFASMELLTMLPKRIFGHGGVMISGLDSSVSNDELKHIFGLYGVIKEIYEYLEVNHVKFIEFYDVRAAKASLSALNRICIPGKQIKLEHGHPKIAIST from the exons ATGGAAGGACTAGAGAACATGGCGTTCGTTGCCAATGCGGTGAGCCTATTAACATATTTCTTTGGCTTCATGTACTTCAGCTTAACAAAATCTGCCACAACCTTGACCAACTTCATGGAAACTGCATTCTTGCTATCTCTAGTTGGAGGATTCATCAATGATACATGTCTGTCTAGGTTCAAAACATGTGTTATCTTTGCATCCATGGAATTGCTG ACAATGCTCCCAAAAAGGATATTTGGTCATGGTGGTGTGATGATATCTGGTCTTGATTCATCTGTTTCAAATGATGAACTTAAGCATATTTTTGGATTATATGGAGTAATTAAAGAA ATCTATGAATATCTTGAAGTGAATCATGTGAAATTCATCGAGTTCTATGATGTGCGAGCTGCCAAAGCTTCTCTTAGTGCTTTAAACAGGATCTGTATTCCTGGAAAGCAAATCAAGCTTGAACATGGCCATCCTAAAATTGCTAT AAGTACATAA